A genomic region of Chryseobacterium sp. KACC 21268 contains the following coding sequences:
- a CDS encoding energy transducer TonB: MKNLSTLFGKDNLDEIVFSNRNKAYGAYALRNEYSNQLTKALFVGVAFFASVSVIPLIISAFESKATIPADDFSEREIIVIDEPDVVNPPVSAILPTKVKTVESETYIPVKVVKKDKPAPTEEDKKDAALSSETSAGPETSLTVAPPAIKVGPPAIAPAYTPPAKPAEDPNKLINQNEADVSADFKGGIDAFRQKVAQNFDTESIDKTGMVSGVITFVVEKDGSISNLKVTGSSSDFNAEAERTVKAIKTKWTPAQLKGKAVRSSFRMPISMKIE; the protein is encoded by the coding sequence ATGAAAAATCTATCAACGCTATTTGGAAAAGATAATCTGGACGAAATTGTTTTCTCTAACAGAAATAAAGCCTACGGTGCTTATGCTCTCAGAAACGAATATTCCAACCAACTTACTAAAGCTTTGTTTGTAGGTGTGGCATTTTTTGCATCAGTCTCAGTTATTCCTTTAATTATTTCAGCTTTTGAATCTAAAGCTACTATTCCCGCAGATGATTTTTCTGAAAGAGAAATAATTGTAATCGATGAACCTGATGTTGTAAATCCACCAGTTTCTGCGATACTTCCTACAAAAGTAAAAACTGTTGAATCTGAAACTTATATTCCGGTTAAAGTTGTGAAAAAAGATAAGCCTGCTCCAACCGAAGAGGATAAAAAGGATGCAGCTCTAAGTTCCGAAACCTCCGCTGGGCCTGAAACGTCTTTGACTGTTGCGCCGCCAGCAATTAAAGTTGGTCCACCAGCGATTGCGCCTGCTTACACGCCTCCAGCTAAACCGGCAGAAGATCCGAATAAATTAATCAATCAAAATGAAGCGGATGTGTCCGCTGATTTCAAAGGTGGTATTGATGCCTTTCGTCAGAAGGTAGCTCAAAATTTTGATACAGAATCTATTGATAAAACAGGAATGGTATCTGGTGTTATTACTTTTGTAGTAGAAAAAGACGGAAGCATTTCCAATCTGAAAGTCACAGGTTCCAGTTCCGATTTCAATGCAGAAGCAGAGAGAACTGTTAAAGCAATCAAAACAAAATGGACACCTGCACAACTAAAAGGCAAAGCTGTAAGATCATCTTTCAGAATGCCTATTTCCATGAAAATTGAATAG
- a CDS encoding PDZ domain-containing protein: MKFLFIFCLLICTYMRAQEGFALADADKTVINFKLINNLILIPMNVNGVELNFMLDSGVAETLLFSLDNKDVDFKNIEKITFKGLGETVDIEALKSIKNNVKIGSNFIDRSHTIYLVLDQNFNISQDIGIPVNGIIGYYFFMNHPIEINYIKKTITVYKDKTKFPKKINRFSQLPLSVEFNKPYIEANVEMKHEQQSSKLLLDLGNTDSVWLFPVLIKDFLYNRPNIDDFLGRGFSGDIFGKRSRINSLSIGKFKFDKPIASMPDEYSIQHLKLVKDRKGSIGSEILRRFTVVFDYQDQRIYFKPNKNLRDPFLIDGSGLEIKQDGIVWEKEEVHIQTAKTSRAGNDINIVNNDPDKFQYKFKLKPLFLVSGTRKDSPAQKAGILKNDQLVKIDNKNAKDLTLNKIHRILKTDVSKKIILEVNRNGIPLKFEFMLEDPIPYIEE; this comes from the coding sequence ATGAAATTTTTATTCATTTTCTGTTTACTGATTTGCACCTACATGAGAGCTCAGGAGGGTTTTGCGCTTGCTGATGCTGATAAAACTGTAATTAACTTTAAACTAATCAACAATCTCATCCTAATCCCAATGAATGTGAACGGTGTTGAGCTTAATTTTATGCTAGACTCCGGCGTTGCGGAAACACTTCTCTTTAGCCTGGACAATAAGGATGTTGATTTTAAAAACATCGAAAAAATCACATTCAAAGGCTTGGGAGAGACAGTTGATATCGAAGCTTTAAAATCTATTAAAAACAATGTCAAGATAGGCAGCAACTTCATCGATAGATCACACACTATTTATCTAGTTTTGGATCAAAATTTTAACATCTCTCAAGATATTGGAATTCCTGTGAATGGCATTATTGGCTATTATTTCTTTATGAATCATCCGATAGAAATCAATTACATTAAAAAAACAATCACTGTCTATAAAGACAAAACTAAATTTCCAAAAAAAATCAATAGATTTTCCCAACTCCCACTGAGCGTCGAATTCAACAAACCTTACATAGAGGCCAACGTAGAAATGAAACATGAGCAGCAAAGCTCCAAACTGCTTTTAGATTTGGGTAATACAGATTCGGTATGGCTGTTTCCCGTACTGATCAAAGACTTTTTGTACAACAGACCAAATATTGACGATTTTCTGGGGCGTGGTTTCAGCGGTGATATTTTTGGAAAACGCAGCAGGATCAATTCACTTTCTATTGGCAAATTCAAATTCGACAAACCTATTGCTTCCATGCCGGATGAATACTCTATTCAACATCTGAAGCTGGTGAAAGACAGAAAAGGCTCTATCGGCTCTGAAATACTTAGGAGATTTACGGTTGTTTTTGATTATCAGGACCAGAGAATTTATTTTAAACCTAATAAAAACCTTCGAGATCCATTTCTCATAGATGGTAGCGGACTGGAAATAAAACAAGACGGGATTGTGTGGGAAAAAGAAGAAGTGCATATACAAACGGCAAAAACAAGTCGTGCAGGGAATGACATCAACATAGTTAACAACGATCCGGACAAGTTCCAATATAAATTCAAATTGAAACCATTATTTTTAGTTTCCGGAACCAGAAAAGACTCCCCTGCGCAAAAGGCTGGCATTCTCAAAAATGATCAACTTGTAAAAATCGACAACAAGAACGCCAAAGACCTGACTCTAAACAAAATCCACCGCATATTAAAAACAGATGTATCAAAAAAAATAATTTTGGAAGTCAATAGAAATGGTATTCCGCTGAAATTCGAGTTTATGCTGGAAGATCCAATCCCTTACATTGAGGAATGA
- a CDS encoding glycosyltransferase family 2 protein has protein sequence MKVSVIIVHYQVKDLLRNCILSIQKYFQGFDYEVIVVDNNSPNPEWKVLTDEFDKVNFIELKENLGFSKANNIGVKSAKGEYIYILNPDTEIEGNYFKEILDFGDGQEKFGALGLRMHDAKGNFLPESKRSVPALINSFEKLFTKLNNDSKTYYRNDIAETEIAEVEVMTGANLLMKKSVYEEVGGFDERYFMYGEDIDLCYTILRKGYRNIYYGKYSLLHYKGESTVKDKVYLERFFGAMDIFISKYYKRQKPFQYLLMKVGLKLKHFVEGRKIKN, from the coding sequence ATGAAAGTAAGTGTGATTATCGTCCATTATCAGGTGAAGGATCTGTTGCGAAACTGTATTCTTTCGATTCAAAAATATTTTCAAGGATTTGATTATGAGGTCATTGTTGTGGATAATAATTCGCCGAATCCGGAATGGAAGGTTTTGACTGATGAATTTGACAAGGTCAATTTTATCGAATTGAAAGAAAATCTAGGTTTCTCAAAAGCGAACAATATCGGCGTCAAATCTGCAAAAGGAGAGTACATTTACATCTTAAATCCAGATACAGAAATAGAAGGAAATTACTTCAAAGAAATTCTTGATTTTGGCGATGGACAAGAAAAATTCGGAGCTTTAGGATTAAGAATGCACGATGCAAAAGGCAACTTTTTGCCCGAAAGTAAAAGATCGGTTCCAGCACTGATCAATTCCTTTGAAAAACTTTTCACCAAGCTCAATAACGATTCCAAAACGTATTACAGAAACGATATTGCAGAAACAGAAATTGCAGAAGTTGAAGTAATGACAGGCGCAAATCTTCTGATGAAAAAATCTGTCTATGAGGAAGTTGGAGGTTTCGACGAGCGTTATTTTATGTACGGCGAAGACATCGATCTTTGCTACACGATTCTTAGAAAAGGTTACAGAAATATCTATTACGGTAAGTACTCATTATTGCATTACAAAGGTGAGAGCACAGTGAAGGACAAAGTTTATCTGGAGAGATTTTTTGGTGCAATGGATATTTTCATCTCCAAATATTACAAGAGACAAAAACCATTTCAATACTTATTGATGAAAGTTGGTTTAAAACTTAAGCATTTTGTAGAGGGAAGAAAAATTAAAAATTAA